One stretch of Castor canadensis chromosome 14, mCasCan1.hap1v2, whole genome shotgun sequence DNA includes these proteins:
- the LOC109675738 gene encoding uncharacterized protein isoform X1 — MESVTFEDVAVNFTLEEWSLLNPSQENLYRSVMRETIRNLHAVGQKLGDQNFEVKYKNLGKYLRSQVVERFCEHEGCQWGEAFSQTSHEIVSKKIPGVMPCESHMCEILNGHSPGNVPLRDHSIHKPYEYPGYREKPQICKGRGETFCSPQCLDKHERTHIGEKPYECMQCDKAFRYLSSLQNHKRIHTRNKHHECQQCGKTFRRHRNVQVHERSHTGEKPYVCKLCEKAFTVYSSLRTHERTHTGEKPYLCKECGKSFIVSKYLQIHMRSHTGEKPFVCKLCGKAFNESSYLQIHTRSHTGEKPFLCKLCGKAFSQSSYVQKHIRSHNGEQPFLCKLCGKAFTQSSYLQKHKRMHTGEKPYVCQQCGKAFTLSSYLKIHTRIHTGEKPYVCEQCGKAFTQSSYLQTHKRSHTGEKPYVCQQCGKAFTLSSYLLRHEVVHTGEKPYVCKECGKAFTRSSYLQKHKRTHTGEKPYVCKQCGKSFTLSSSLQRHEVVHTGEKPMCVSNVENLQLLQQHSEDSH; from the exons GAGTCGGTGACCTTTGAGGACGTGGCTGTGAACTTCACCCTAGAGGAGTGGAGTTTGCTGAATCCGTCTCAGGAGAATCTGTATAGATCTGTGATGCGGGAAACCATCAGGAACCTGCATGCTGTAG GACAAAAATTGGGAGACCAGAACTTTGAAGTCAAGTATAAAAATCTTGGAAAATATCTAAG aagtcaagtggtagagagattCTGTGAACATGAAGGCTGTCAATGGGGAGAAGCCTTCAGCCAAACTTCACATGAGATTGTGAGCAAGAAAATTCCTGGAGTAATGCCATGTGAAAGCCACATGTGTGAAATCCTCAATGGTCACTCACCTGGAAATGTGCCCCTCAGGGATCACAGTATACACAAACCATATGAGTACCCAGGATATAGAGAGAAGCCACAGATATGTAAGGGACGTGGGGAAACTTTCTGTTCTCCCCAATGCCTGGATAAGCATGAAAGGACTCATattggagagaaaccctatgaatgtatgCAGTGTGATAAAGCCTTCAGATATCTCAGTTCTCTTCAAAATCATAAAAGGATTCACACTAGAAACAAACACCATGAATGTCAGCAATGTGGGAAAACCTTCAGAAGACACAGGAACGTTCAGGTCCATGAAAgaagtcacactggagagaaaccctatgtgtGTAAGCTCTGTGAGAAAGCCTTCACTGTTTACAGTTCTCTTCGAACACATGAAaggactcacactggagagaaaccctatttATGTAAGGAGTGTGGTAAATCCTTTATTGTATCTAAGTACCTTCAAATACATATGAGaagtcacactggagaaaaaccttTTGTATGCAAGctgtgtgggaaagccttcaatGAATCAAGTTACCTTCAAATACATACAAGaagtcacactggagaaaaacccttTTTATGTAAGCTGTGTGGCAAAGCCTTCTCTCAGTCCAGTTACGTTCAGAAACATATAAGAAGTCACAATGGAGAACAACCCTTTTTATGTAAGCTGTGTGGCAAAGCCTTCACTCAGTCCAGTTACcttcagaaacataaaagaatgcacactggagagaaaccttacgTGTgtcagcaatgtgggaaagccttcactctATCCAGTTACCTTAAAATACATacaagaattcacactggagaaaaaccttATGTATGTGAGCAGTGTGGCAAAGCCTTCACTCAGTCCAGTTACCTTCAGACACATAAAAgaagtcacactggagagaaaccttacgTGTGtcagcaatgtggaaaagccttcacgTTATCCAGTTACCTTCTCAGGCATGAAGTAGTTCACACAGGAGAAAAACCTTATGTATGCAAGGAATGTGGCAAGGCCTTCACTAGATCCAGTTACcttcagaaacataaaagaacTCACACCGGAGAGAAACCTtatgtatgtaagcaatgtgggaaatcCTTCACTTTGTCCAGTTCCCTTCAAAGACATGAAGTAGTTCACACAGGAGAAAAGCCTATGTGTGTTAGCAATGTGGAAAACCTTCAGTTGTTACAGCAGCATTCAGAAGACTCACACTGA
- the LOC109675738 gene encoding uncharacterized protein isoform X3 codes for MKSQVVERFCEHEGCQWGEAFSQTSHEIVSKKIPGVMPCESHMCEILNGHSPGNVPLRDHSIHKPYEYPGYREKPQICKGRGETFCSPQCLDKHERTHIGEKPYECMQCDKAFRYLSSLQNHKRIHTRNKHHECQQCGKTFRRHRNVQVHERSHTGEKPYVCKLCEKAFTVYSSLRTHERTHTGEKPYLCKECGKSFIVSKYLQIHMRSHTGEKPFVCKLCGKAFNESSYLQIHTRSHTGEKPFLCKLCGKAFSQSSYVQKHIRSHNGEQPFLCKLCGKAFTQSSYLQKHKRMHTGEKPYVCQQCGKAFTLSSYLKIHTRIHTGEKPYVCEQCGKAFTQSSYLQTHKRSHTGEKPYVCQQCGKAFTLSSYLLRHEVVHTGEKPYVCKECGKAFTRSSYLQKHKRTHTGEKPYVCKQCGKSFTLSSSLQRHEVVHTGEKPMCVSNVENLQLLQQHSEDSH; via the exons atgaa aagtcaagtggtagagagattCTGTGAACATGAAGGCTGTCAATGGGGAGAAGCCTTCAGCCAAACTTCACATGAGATTGTGAGCAAGAAAATTCCTGGAGTAATGCCATGTGAAAGCCACATGTGTGAAATCCTCAATGGTCACTCACCTGGAAATGTGCCCCTCAGGGATCACAGTATACACAAACCATATGAGTACCCAGGATATAGAGAGAAGCCACAGATATGTAAGGGACGTGGGGAAACTTTCTGTTCTCCCCAATGCCTGGATAAGCATGAAAGGACTCATattggagagaaaccctatgaatgtatgCAGTGTGATAAAGCCTTCAGATATCTCAGTTCTCTTCAAAATCATAAAAGGATTCACACTAGAAACAAACACCATGAATGTCAGCAATGTGGGAAAACCTTCAGAAGACACAGGAACGTTCAGGTCCATGAAAgaagtcacactggagagaaaccctatgtgtGTAAGCTCTGTGAGAAAGCCTTCACTGTTTACAGTTCTCTTCGAACACATGAAaggactcacactggagagaaaccctatttATGTAAGGAGTGTGGTAAATCCTTTATTGTATCTAAGTACCTTCAAATACATATGAGaagtcacactggagaaaaaccttTTGTATGCAAGctgtgtgggaaagccttcaatGAATCAAGTTACCTTCAAATACATACAAGaagtcacactggagaaaaacccttTTTATGTAAGCTGTGTGGCAAAGCCTTCTCTCAGTCCAGTTACGTTCAGAAACATATAAGAAGTCACAATGGAGAACAACCCTTTTTATGTAAGCTGTGTGGCAAAGCCTTCACTCAGTCCAGTTACcttcagaaacataaaagaatgcacactggagagaaaccttacgTGTgtcagcaatgtgggaaagccttcactctATCCAGTTACCTTAAAATACATacaagaattcacactggagaaaaaccttATGTATGTGAGCAGTGTGGCAAAGCCTTCACTCAGTCCAGTTACCTTCAGACACATAAAAgaagtcacactggagagaaaccttacgTGTGtcagcaatgtggaaaagccttcacgTTATCCAGTTACCTTCTCAGGCATGAAGTAGTTCACACAGGAGAAAAACCTTATGTATGCAAGGAATGTGGCAAGGCCTTCACTAGATCCAGTTACcttcagaaacataaaagaacTCACACCGGAGAGAAACCTtatgtatgtaagcaatgtgggaaatcCTTCACTTTGTCCAGTTCCCTTCAAAGACATGAAGTAGTTCACACAGGAGAAAAGCCTATGTGTGTTAGCAATGTGGAAAACCTTCAGTTGTTACAGCAGCATTCAGAAGACTCACACTGA
- the LOC109675738 gene encoding uncharacterized protein isoform X4 → MPCESHMCEILNGHSPGNVPLRDHSIHKPYEYPGYREKPQICKGRGETFCSPQCLDKHERTHIGEKPYECMQCDKAFRYLSSLQNHKRIHTRNKHHECQQCGKTFRRHRNVQVHERSHTGEKPYVCKLCEKAFTVYSSLRTHERTHTGEKPYLCKECGKSFIVSKYLQIHMRSHTGEKPFVCKLCGKAFNESSYLQIHTRSHTGEKPFLCKLCGKAFSQSSYVQKHIRSHNGEQPFLCKLCGKAFTQSSYLQKHKRMHTGEKPYVCQQCGKAFTLSSYLKIHTRIHTGEKPYVCEQCGKAFTQSSYLQTHKRSHTGEKPYVCQQCGKAFTLSSYLLRHEVVHTGEKPYVCKECGKAFTRSSYLQKHKRTHTGEKPYVCKQCGKSFTLSSSLQRHEVVHTGEKPMCVSNVENLQLLQQHSEDSH, encoded by the coding sequence ATGCCATGTGAAAGCCACATGTGTGAAATCCTCAATGGTCACTCACCTGGAAATGTGCCCCTCAGGGATCACAGTATACACAAACCATATGAGTACCCAGGATATAGAGAGAAGCCACAGATATGTAAGGGACGTGGGGAAACTTTCTGTTCTCCCCAATGCCTGGATAAGCATGAAAGGACTCATattggagagaaaccctatgaatgtatgCAGTGTGATAAAGCCTTCAGATATCTCAGTTCTCTTCAAAATCATAAAAGGATTCACACTAGAAACAAACACCATGAATGTCAGCAATGTGGGAAAACCTTCAGAAGACACAGGAACGTTCAGGTCCATGAAAgaagtcacactggagagaaaccctatgtgtGTAAGCTCTGTGAGAAAGCCTTCACTGTTTACAGTTCTCTTCGAACACATGAAaggactcacactggagagaaaccctatttATGTAAGGAGTGTGGTAAATCCTTTATTGTATCTAAGTACCTTCAAATACATATGAGaagtcacactggagaaaaaccttTTGTATGCAAGctgtgtgggaaagccttcaatGAATCAAGTTACCTTCAAATACATACAAGaagtcacactggagaaaaacccttTTTATGTAAGCTGTGTGGCAAAGCCTTCTCTCAGTCCAGTTACGTTCAGAAACATATAAGAAGTCACAATGGAGAACAACCCTTTTTATGTAAGCTGTGTGGCAAAGCCTTCACTCAGTCCAGTTACcttcagaaacataaaagaatgcacactggagagaaaccttacgTGTgtcagcaatgtgggaaagccttcactctATCCAGTTACCTTAAAATACATacaagaattcacactggagaaaaaccttATGTATGTGAGCAGTGTGGCAAAGCCTTCACTCAGTCCAGTTACCTTCAGACACATAAAAgaagtcacactggagagaaaccttacgTGTGtcagcaatgtggaaaagccttcacgTTATCCAGTTACCTTCTCAGGCATGAAGTAGTTCACACAGGAGAAAAACCTTATGTATGCAAGGAATGTGGCAAGGCCTTCACTAGATCCAGTTACcttcagaaacataaaagaacTCACACCGGAGAGAAACCTtatgtatgtaagcaatgtgggaaatcCTTCACTTTGTCCAGTTCCCTTCAAAGACATGAAGTAGTTCACACAGGAGAAAAGCCTATGTGTGTTAGCAATGTGGAAAACCTTCAGTTGTTACAGCAGCATTCAGAAGACTCACACTGA
- the LOC109675738 gene encoding uncharacterized protein isoform X2 yields the protein MRETIRNLHAVGQKLGDQNFEVKYKNLGKYLRSQVVERFCEHEGCQWGEAFSQTSHEIVSKKIPGVMPCESHMCEILNGHSPGNVPLRDHSIHKPYEYPGYREKPQICKGRGETFCSPQCLDKHERTHIGEKPYECMQCDKAFRYLSSLQNHKRIHTRNKHHECQQCGKTFRRHRNVQVHERSHTGEKPYVCKLCEKAFTVYSSLRTHERTHTGEKPYLCKECGKSFIVSKYLQIHMRSHTGEKPFVCKLCGKAFNESSYLQIHTRSHTGEKPFLCKLCGKAFSQSSYVQKHIRSHNGEQPFLCKLCGKAFTQSSYLQKHKRMHTGEKPYVCQQCGKAFTLSSYLKIHTRIHTGEKPYVCEQCGKAFTQSSYLQTHKRSHTGEKPYVCQQCGKAFTLSSYLLRHEVVHTGEKPYVCKECGKAFTRSSYLQKHKRTHTGEKPYVCKQCGKSFTLSSSLQRHEVVHTGEKPMCVSNVENLQLLQQHSEDSH from the exons ATGCGGGAAACCATCAGGAACCTGCATGCTGTAG GACAAAAATTGGGAGACCAGAACTTTGAAGTCAAGTATAAAAATCTTGGAAAATATCTAAG aagtcaagtggtagagagattCTGTGAACATGAAGGCTGTCAATGGGGAGAAGCCTTCAGCCAAACTTCACATGAGATTGTGAGCAAGAAAATTCCTGGAGTAATGCCATGTGAAAGCCACATGTGTGAAATCCTCAATGGTCACTCACCTGGAAATGTGCCCCTCAGGGATCACAGTATACACAAACCATATGAGTACCCAGGATATAGAGAGAAGCCACAGATATGTAAGGGACGTGGGGAAACTTTCTGTTCTCCCCAATGCCTGGATAAGCATGAAAGGACTCATattggagagaaaccctatgaatgtatgCAGTGTGATAAAGCCTTCAGATATCTCAGTTCTCTTCAAAATCATAAAAGGATTCACACTAGAAACAAACACCATGAATGTCAGCAATGTGGGAAAACCTTCAGAAGACACAGGAACGTTCAGGTCCATGAAAgaagtcacactggagagaaaccctatgtgtGTAAGCTCTGTGAGAAAGCCTTCACTGTTTACAGTTCTCTTCGAACACATGAAaggactcacactggagagaaaccctatttATGTAAGGAGTGTGGTAAATCCTTTATTGTATCTAAGTACCTTCAAATACATATGAGaagtcacactggagaaaaaccttTTGTATGCAAGctgtgtgggaaagccttcaatGAATCAAGTTACCTTCAAATACATACAAGaagtcacactggagaaaaacccttTTTATGTAAGCTGTGTGGCAAAGCCTTCTCTCAGTCCAGTTACGTTCAGAAACATATAAGAAGTCACAATGGAGAACAACCCTTTTTATGTAAGCTGTGTGGCAAAGCCTTCACTCAGTCCAGTTACcttcagaaacataaaagaatgcacactggagagaaaccttacgTGTgtcagcaatgtgggaaagccttcactctATCCAGTTACCTTAAAATACATacaagaattcacactggagaaaaaccttATGTATGTGAGCAGTGTGGCAAAGCCTTCACTCAGTCCAGTTACCTTCAGACACATAAAAgaagtcacactggagagaaaccttacgTGTGtcagcaatgtggaaaagccttcacgTTATCCAGTTACCTTCTCAGGCATGAAGTAGTTCACACAGGAGAAAAACCTTATGTATGCAAGGAATGTGGCAAGGCCTTCACTAGATCCAGTTACcttcagaaacataaaagaacTCACACCGGAGAGAAACCTtatgtatgtaagcaatgtgggaaatcCTTCACTTTGTCCAGTTCCCTTCAAAGACATGAAGTAGTTCACACAGGAGAAAAGCCTATGTGTGTTAGCAATGTGGAAAACCTTCAGTTGTTACAGCAGCATTCAGAAGACTCACACTGA